The Steroidobacteraceae bacterium genomic interval ACGCGAAAACTCGTAGGCCACGTCGCCGGGCTTCTTCTTGAGCCCACTCATGATCTGGCGGCAGTTTTCCGCGATATTGTCCTCGGCTTGTTTTTGCATCTTGTTGGCCATCGCATTGAACTTGCGAAAATCCGCATTCGCATCGCAGGCCTGCCCCAGCTTGACGCTGGTCATTTTCATCGTCATATCGCCCTCGGCGGACGACATACGCATGGTTGTTCGGTATTTTCCTGGTCCGTCACTGACCTGCTCGAGTGATCCTTCCATCGCCTGCTCGCCCGTGCAGCGCATCTGCGCCTTGAAACCATTGGGCGAGCGCTGCACGCTCGTCAGCTCGCATTCGTCGCTCGGCATCGCAAGTGCTTCGTCCGCGTCATTGTTGGACACGCAGACCTCACGCGTCGTCGACGGAATGCTCATGCCCATCATTTCCATCGTCGTCGTCTGGCGATATTTCACGCCAGGCACAACCGCTTGGGTCAGTGCCAGGCGGCTCGCGAACAGCGCGAGGGCTGTCAGTGCCATCAGCGGCAGGGTCTTGCGCGCGATGATTAGGGTTTCTGATCGAATGAGGGCGGCTATCGCTGCCCTGCGCACGGTACTTCTCATGCTTCTTGGCTCCTGGATGCCCATGGTTTGCATTGAACGATGCACAGGTCGCAAGTGTCCGCGAAGTCGATGCCCTGTCGCGTCCCCAATTCAAGTGACGCCAAAGGTTCGGTGCCGCGACCCAACGTGGTGATACCACGCCGTAGCGGCCATTGCGTTAAGATCACGGCGTGAGTGCAATTCCGCCGGAAGTCGAACTGCGCGACGCGCTGCGCGTCATGATCGTCGAAGACGATGTGCGTTTCGCCGACCGCTTTCGCGCCGCACTGGCCCGATCACCCGTCATCCAGTTACTCGCTATTCACGCAAGCTGCGCGGTCGCAGTCGAAGCACTCCGGAGGCAGGCACCCGACATCCTGCTGGTCGATCTTGGACTGCCGGACGCCAGCGGCCTCGAGGTCATTCGCGAGTGCAATCGCCTGCATCCGCAGTGCGACGTCATGGTCATCACCGTATTTGGTGACGAGCAACATGTCATTGCGGCCATAGAGGCGGGCGCAACAGGCTATCTATTGAAAGACGCGCTGCCGGATGACCTGATCAGCCAGATCGTTGCACTCAGGCAAGGCGGAAGCCCGATCAGCCCATTGATCGCGCGGCAGCTATTGCGTCGCGCCCGGCCAGCTGCTGCCAACGACCCTGGAACCGCCAGTCTGTTGTCAAGCCGTGAGCAGCGGGTACTCGAGCTGATTGCCAAAGGCTATTCGTTCGTGGAAATTGCCCGGCTGTTGAGCATTTCTCCGCATACAGTGATGACTTTCGTGAAACGGGTTTATCGCAAATTGCAGGTCAATTCCAAGACCGAGGCTGTTTATGAGGCTCGCAAGATGGGCCTCCTTAGCGACTAGCCTGCTGTTGCCGGTCGCCTTGCTTGGCTGCGCCGGCAGGGGTCCGGACTACACCAGGGTAACCCGTGCCGAGCGCGCCTATGAGTCGCCGTCGACAGCCGCAAACGCGCCACTGCCCGACTCGATTCCAGCCTCGTTACGCTGGGAAACCGTCACGCTCCCCATGCAGGATACGAGCATCAGGCGCTTCGATCGGATCGACACCGTCAGGCTGTGGCTGCGTCTTGATCTGTCCGGCTTGAAATCAGTCGGCGAGGAGCCGCTCGCCGTCGCTTTCAGTGCGTTTCAACCCTCGGGCTTCCACGCCGTGCTTTTCGTCAATGGTGTACGAGAAACAGAAACCGACTCCAGCCGCTCCAATTACTGGAATCAACCTC includes:
- a CDS encoding DUF3617 family protein; the protein is MRSTVRRAAIAALIRSETLIIARKTLPLMALTALALFASRLALTQAVVPGVKYRQTTTMEMMGMSIPSTTREVCVSNNDADEALAMPSDECELTSVQRSPNGFKAQMRCTGEQAMEGSLEQVSDGPGKYRTTMRMSSAEGDMTMKMTSVKLGQACDANADFRKFNAMANKMQKQAEDNIAENCRQIMSGLKKKPGDVAYEFSRAFSPDGSAAMCGRPEDRKAVCAALNTRAGFLETKRAFAKGFVKNDSLQSRLSRCTLGKEDTVRQKLLAGAEAAGDWEFLISEGLPLAQALADRECTGRGFTFSAQDPRYTKFCSSWSAYLAGRDFGGDNAGDADSSSQVRTSAAGESGDRPGATGAADNEAATGNDENQEPKPATATDKAKELGKSAKKVLGRIFGGGN
- a CDS encoding response regulator transcription factor, whose translation is MSAIPPEVELRDALRVMIVEDDVRFADRFRAALARSPVIQLLAIHASCAVAVEALRRQAPDILLVDLGLPDASGLEVIRECNRLHPQCDVMVITVFGDEQHVIAAIEAGATGYLLKDALPDDLISQIVALRQGGSPISPLIARQLLRRARPAAANDPGTASLLSSREQRVLELIAKGYSFVEIARLLSISPHTVMTFVKRVYRKLQVNSKTEAVYEARKMGLLSD